CAGACATTTCAGATTACAAAGGACATATGCGAAATCCTAATAACATATTCGAAAACCATTGAGCATATCCGCAATGGCATGTTTCGGGGACATATTGTGAAATAAGGACTTTATGTTGAAACCAGTGCAATATAATAACCAGAGAAACAAAAAGCATTTTAGTTTAaagttaaaattttgaaatacgaGACATTTTGGAAGAGAAATCCAAAGAATACTACTTAAATGGAAAGTAACATTTCCAAAACTCATAAACATACCAAAGAATACTTTGTCCTTTTCTAGAATGactttttgtaaaaagaattctTTAAAATATGTCTGGATTAACAAAAAGTGAGGCTTTTGATTTAATTTTATATGTAAAACAACAAAAATTCATGTTTTTGTGACTTTTAGAAACCCTTCATTTTCTTTTATACAAAAAATCAATTTCAAAAAAACTTTTCTATTACCTGAGCATCTTTTAacttttttgaatttttgaaaaagttaaaaatctaaaaataattctAAAAAAAATCTCAACACCTCCTAAGAGGATAACATGAGCACATTTCGAGAAAAATCCGATAAATCTAAACATTTCCAGGTGGTGGTTGAGAGATATTTTTTAGATGAGGACGTGGAAACGTAAACGATACCAACTTTATATAGTGTATGGAATCCGAAATACCCTAACTTAGAACTAAAATATCATTTTGATAaacggcaaaaaaaaaaaaaaaaaaaaaaaaaaaaaaaaaaaagaaaaaagtggGTCAAATCCACTTATTATAAATAAAATGTGATGTGGTCTTTTTAAATTCACGCTATAACTATCAAATACATTTGTACCCTGTCTAAAACGATATAAATTTTGACTTAATGTatagtttaataaaatatttaactattaaCTATAAACCTAAAAAAACTCTTTAACACGACAAAGTCAACGAGACAATTAATTCTACCAACATTTTACAATTGTTAAAATGAAAAACATCTAAATATGCAAAACAAATTCtttcaaaactgaaaactattgcatactttttttttttttttttttgaaataaggAACATTTGAAAACGCAAGGGAATAACCAAAACGAACTCTAAAAAGCAAATCAAGGAGGCAAGGCGTGACCAATGTGGGGATAGGACATTTGTAACTATTAAACTTTTAAGGCTTAGTATTAACTTTTAAGCTATGTAAAAATAGAAGGATCTTTGAATCATTTTAtctttataaaatttgaaaagtCAAATAGATGACAATTTACACATAATTTATAGGGAGAATTTTATATATGCCcttcttaaacatcaaaatatcatatttatccaacgtaatttttaaatatcatatttatccttcataaaatttctaaatatcatatttacccttcataaaatttcaaaatatcatatatgtcttttctaaacatcaaaatatcatatatacccttcttaaatatcaaaatatcgtatatgtactttttaaacattaaaatatcaATAATAATATCTAAAATATCATCCATCTACAACATAAtaataatcaacaacaacaaaaaactaAACAATCAAAATATACATTTCATAGAATGGGTTGAAGATGAATCTTTTTGTTTGTTAAGAGGTTGACACTTCAACAATTTAGAAGTTCGCATTCCATTATCATAGACATAAGGATAATATGGTTAAAACtgttaattattataataattctaaGGTGTAAAAgatgattataaaatattaaaaacattatataaaggatttgggcaaatatgatattttgaaggttTATGAAAGGTAAATATGCTATTGAGAAATTAAGttggacaaatatgatattttgaagtttaagaggggcatatatgaaattctccctaatttatatacatacatatcTACTTTTGTTTAGTCGACCGCTACAAGGAGATTTCCATCAAACTAATTGCCAATCGTTCTTTGCACGTTTAACTTACTAAAAGTACTTGAAAaatcaaaacatgataaaatgaaATTAACATGTACTCCCCCTAATAACAAATAGATTGTGCATTTGTGCATAGGACCAACAAACATTTTAGGGCTTTTTTTCAATGGTAGACATTTATGTGTTTTACACAATACATACTAGACAGGATATTTATATCTATTATAAAATACAAtccaaacacacaaaaacactatATATCTTGTATTTAATGTTTGGCACTTAATTTACACTTCAATGAATAATTTATTTTGCTACTTCTATATCATAAATGCTACAATAGTCACTTTAATGGACTataattgaatatatataattttctaaTAGCCTATCACTATTTCATCCCTATCACTGCGTAGCATAAATGTAGTTATTTGCTATCATCTGCCAATCAACATCAACAACTACGGGCCTAGTCCAGTCCAATATACATTATACATTATAAACATAACAACTTAGTCCAATGTAAATTAGTCTTAGTCCAACCCAATGTACATTATAAACAAAACAAATTGTTCTGTCATATCATGTCATGTATAACTAAATCCAATGTACAttataaacaaaacaacttgttcTGTTATGTCAGGTCCTGCATAAGTGCATAACTAAGTCCAACTTACAttataaacaaaacaacttgtttTGTTATGTTAGGTCCTGCATAAGTGCATAACTAAGTCCAACATACAttataaacaaaacaacttgttcTGTTATGTCAGGTCCTGCATAAGTGCATGACTAAGTCCAACATACAttataaacaaaacaacttgttcTGTTATGTCAGGTCCTGCATAAGTGCATAACTAAGTCCAACATACAttataaacaaaacaacttgttcTGTTATGTCAGGTCCTGCATAAGTGCATGACTAAGTCCAACATACAttataaacaaaacaacttgttcTGTTATGTCAGGTCCTGCATAAGTGCATAACTAAGTCCAACTTACAttataaacaaaacaacttgtttTGTTATGTCAGGTCCTGCATAAGTGCATAACTAAGTCCAACTTACAttataaacaaaacaacttgtttTGTTATGTTAGGTCCTGCATAAGTGCATAACTAAGTCCAACGTACAttataaacaaaacaacttgttcTGTTATGTCAGGTCCTGCATAAGTGCATGACTAATTCCAACATACAttataaacaaaacaacttgttcTGTTATGTCAGGTCCTGCATAAGTGCATAACTAAGTTCAACGTacattataaacaaaaaaaacttgTTCTCTCATATCATGTCAggtcataacaaaacaacttgtTCTGTTATGTCAGATCCTGCATAACTAAGTCCAATGTACAttataaacaaaacaacttgttcTGTCAGGTCAGGTCCTGCATAATTAAGTCCAATGTACTTTATAAACAATGTCAGGACTACAAAACTAATGCTACAAAACTAATGGGGGCCTAACTAAGCCTGCATTAAACTTTCCTCATGCAAAGCTAAGTAGGCAGCATCCTTGACCTACCATATATACCACACAATCAATACCAAGATGTTTATAACAATAAAGTAGTGTGCTTCATTTTTCTCTTAATCTTTGCTAAACATTGTcccatttaaacaaaaaaaagagCTTATATGCTTAAGCGAGGAGACTAAAAAGAGTTCATAAATAGTGGAATGTTAATCCCAACCTCATTTTTTTCTCAAGAAATTGAAtaaaaattcattataaattttgaTATCTTCTAGTCAGATATGAACATTAGGATTATCTTTTAGCTTTGATAAAAAGGTAACAAACTCCAATTTTGATTAAAACCATAAATTTCAAGTCTCCTAAATGTTTTATAGCAAATCATTACCAAGATTGAACCAAAAAGCTCTTAATATCACGATTTTCTAAACCACCAActgaaaaattcaaaatcaaagcaATAATCTACAAAATTCGGTAATCAGATTCATTAACAAAGAAACAAGAGTGCAAATTCACCTATTATTATACACAAATTGACATACATGAATTGTATACTGATTCCTAATTATCGAAACATAAacttctgttttttttttaattaaggaAATGAACATTTATTTGGATACCGGAGATTGAGAGATAAGAAGAGCAAGTTGATGCTGTTGATCCATAAATCTTCGTTTAAGATACGATTCAAGAATCTCCATGACAGATACGAAACGTTTCATCTCACGAAGCTTTTTGCTGAGCTCGGCCTCTCGTGCCCTAGCTTGCTGCAGCCGTACCTCGGTCTCCGCTAACCGTAATCTCAGACTTTCCACAACCGCTGTGTTTACATCGGTCGGCGGCCGGGACCTGACAGTCGGAGGAGTAACTTCGTCTCCGGATGGTGGTAATCGCTGGGAACCGTAGCACATGTTGGAGCGGCGGATGATCGGAGAATCCTTTCGTCTCTGTGAATCGAGGTAAGAAGGAGAGAGGGATAGAGAGAGGGTGTGTGGAAGTTGTTGAAATGAAGTTTGGGGTTTTTATTTGTCTTTGGGTTTCGAGAATAAATCACTTTGCACCTTTAAATATTGTTTGTTTACACTTTGATCCCTGAATACTTGAAATAGTGCAATATACATAAAAATGTCACATACCTTAAATAAGGCTAAAACGCATAACCATAAAAATGACGTAATTTGGATGATGTATGAAATAAAatgatatagtttttttttttctttttttttatatatcatcagaTGAATAGGGGTGCAAACAAGTCAAGCTGCTCGCGAGCTATTCGGGATcggctcgttaaaagctcgaTTCGAAACcggttttaaacgagcccgagccgagctcgaacTTAATATTAAActcatttattaaacgagctcgagctcgagcctatgtcactaagctcgattaggctcgcgagcctaaacgagcctttatataatataatttattattattttcatatattacaataaaaacatatttgtgaAATTATGGAtttcgggtattagtaaacgaacTTCTTAATAGGAttgagccgagcttaagcttatttaggcacatcAAACGAAAAACAAGCTGCGCCTGAGCCCAAgtcgagcttgtataattctttacaAGCTCGAGCCGAGTTCGATaaaagaaagctcgaatcgagccgagcttgagctcgagcctcgtataacttaaacgagcccgagccgtaCTTGGCCAAGCTCGGGCTcgactcggctcgtttgcacccctacagATGATTATAAATTTTACACCGGTAATCATTGTTATTGCAAAATAGCAAAAACATTGTCGCAAATATTTAATTGTGTTCCGTTTGAATGAAGTATTTTATAGGGGTGATCAAAATCGAACCAGAAAATCAGGGGCAGATTTACATGGTGTCCTGAGGTGGCACGGATAACCCCTCAAATTTTGCTGTTAAGCATGCAAAATTTAATGTAAATTCATCAAAATCCGTCACAATTCCGTCACAAATCCAACAGAAATCTATTGGAAATTAGTCAAATTAATTtgtaataaatataaatatgtcggtgttgttggaatagtgtctaaggctgtaactatatccggttgtgcatggtccttttgggttgccttcaccatagcaacttgataggatgatttattaagagagaataaatattattaatatattatgggaataatataatgaataatatatttgttatttgattaatataagtcatagaattaattagaattaatttggtgacttaaagagattaattaaataaaggcgtataaactgtcaattgtttgatagttaagctttaaactgtaaatccatttggatatactatggacgaattctaagaggattaggatagctaaaatcgtccattagagttatctaggaatggatttggatagccttaagagaagattatctgatagggacttatctgtaatccttaaggagtctacaagtataaatagaccccatggctgatggaattcgacacttgacctaaagtaaggaacctctggttgaaattccttccctctcctctctcccaaatcatcctccttgctttggtgtttgtaagccattagaggagtgacatttgtgactctagaagctccaagacctcaagatcaacaaggaactcaaaggtatgattctagatctgtttcaatgtccttgtttaacctaattagtaattagaagtcttggattcaaagcatgtttattagaaagcctagatccaagcattagggttttgcatgcgcacataggaaagttcttatggctaaaacccatcagtggtatcagagcctagcttggttttctgtaaattgttgcttgattatctgaaacaaaactgcaaaattcgaatttttggtttctgagtcatggactcggcgagtctcaaagtggactcggcgagtaggcctgactcggcgagtccatttgtgcactcggcgagtccaggcgtcaggaatggccagattcgggatttctttgtgtttatcttatcttaacttaccataaactaattagatcaacattaattcgtttttctgataaatataactattatcttgatctagttaagggtaattatcaactaattaaatatttaatttccttatatgataattaattaattattttaattattttggtaattatcttaaaaagaaatcttgaataaatcaaatatagataattaggatattaattgttaattggaattatttgttatttgatcctccatgttttaaatgtttaaaacctaccctcatgttttgaaatttacttttgtgattaaaagttttaatttagacaacttaaatttcaaaccctagattttaaaagttttaaaatacaaccctatactaataagatattactagaataatatatatatgtataactaaatgctagtcttaccgttagtaggcctcattcacgaaaccgatctataaggtgggtataaggttgcggcctataaaatggcgcttaatgggtgtacactcacacccaccgcttgcttgattggtggagggtcgttagccgaacgggtaggatagggcagcctcatcctctcattaaaagtataataagaaatacaaagtaactacacatattttaaaatttcccaatcctagttactttaggaaaagtgaattgatgcaatcccatgaaattgcactttgcgccttgctaagatgttggtggagcgtgtgtggtttaccggcacactaattggttctaagcgaaggtggcaaagggtgattcgttgtttatcatagttcgatggagcgtgtgtggtttaccggcacgtcgaataggtgattgttacaatgaaggcgccatgtgaatttgcatggtaattcacacccgctttgtgatcctcggcatcccagtcacaaacaagaggggcatatcgagatttaaacatgccattgaatactttcaatgaatctcatccgaacctaggaattctcaaaaacacttaggactaatagtttaagtttcgtgatggagaattagtgaatcgtcattcacttaccttcaatttatttgcatgttagattacggcatcccttttctagtatgtaaatgttattgttggatcctagccctaattttcttattgggcgataattagggattcttattctaatctatctttgtccttttctaattatagatgtcaaacgcaaacaacgctgctgctagttctttcacgttgatgagcctttgccaaaaggtcaccttcgatggaacgaactttagcgaatggataagatacattcgcaccattgctcgctatgaggataaggagtatgtccttgatgagaagctcgagaaaatcaacaccgaaatcgctactccagccgaaatcaccgcctttgaaactcatgagcgagatgcaacgaaggtacattgcatcatgatcgccaccatgaactccgaattccaaaagtcctacgaggacatgtacccgtacgagatgcaccaagacttattggaaaggtaccaccaaaacgcgagacaagagaggtacgagattttcactaacatgatttccgcgaagatgggtcatggagaatctcttaccgtgcacttgcaaaagatgcaaaggtatgtcgaccgccttcgcaagttaaatgttgacttcggtgaggatttggcgatcgacatggtgcttcactctttgcctccgacgtacaatcaatttaggatgacctaccacatgaacaaagaagaggtcaccctaagcaagctccaaggtctattgagggttgctgagagcaattttaaagacaagtctgttgcacctactcccaatccgcccgctgctcctgtcttggctattggacaagggaagggaaagaagaggaaagcttcatcgaagaactatcgcaaggtgaaagcccgagatggtgcctcttctagtgggaccaaagttgatcccgccaagccctgctctaacccgaaggaggcagagtgtcaccactgccacaagataggacattggaagagaagctgcccggattacctgcaagcaatcaaagaaggaaagatcaagccatctttcgcaggtatatatacaatcaaatctaacgattctaatcatgctatttcttgggttcttgataccggttgtggttatcacatttgttctaatgtgcagggactaagaagaagtagggatgtggagcaaggaaggatcaatctaatcatggggaacagaagatcgtcgcctgtaaccaagattggagtgtattccttagtgcttaggaatagtttagttttagatttgaacaattgttgctattcgccagaaatggcaagaaacatcatttcatttcatggtttatttagacaaggatttagattttcttttaataatgagaatggttctattttggcttatctaaatggtgtcttttactttgaagctataccatgtaatggaatatatgaaactgttatgattgttgatgactttggaaatgatgttttgaatattgattcttccactagtatggataaagcttccttgtggcattgtcgtcttggacatgtcaacaagaaacgcatagcccaactccaaaaggatggagtgttggagtcattcgaccttagggaagatgacacatgcaagtcttgtttgcttggaaagatgactaagtcgcccttcacaagtacttgtgaaaggggcgagggtctattggacctaatacacaccgatgtatgtggaccgtttagatcaaccacgaaggatgggaaccgcttctatgtgacttttaccgatgactatagtagatatgggtatatctacttaatgaagcaaaagtcagacacctttgaaaagttcaaagagttcaagaatgaagtggagaatcaattgggcaggaaaatcaagatgcttcgatccgatcgaggaggagagtacctaagtcttgaattccacgattatctcaaggagtgtggaatagtttcgcaattgacgcctcctaggacaccgcagttaaatggtgtggcagaaaggcgtaatcgaaccttattggatatggttcgctctatgatgagtcgtgcttcactaccaatctctttttgggggtatgccttagagactgccgcccatatccttaaccgagtccctactaagaaggttgccaaaacacctcacgagatgtggacagggaaagctccctcgttggcacatatcaaggtttggggttgcgaggctttcgtaagacgagatactcacgacaagcttgaacctcgaagtgagcgatgtattttcatcggctacccgcagacatcctttggatatctcttctatagaccaaaggacaatgttgtcttcgttgcgaggagaggagttttccgagagcgagaactcataagccaaggagacagtgggaggcaaatcgaacttgaagagattcaagagtcgatggatgaaggaacctctaccgctggcgctcaacccgaggaggaaactccggttgaaccaattgacgaatccttacctcttagacgttccgatagagttagagttcatccccagttctatggctttcatattactaccgaaggggacacgtatattagtgatggtacactagtaaatcttgatgaacctaatagctacaaggaagccatggcaggcccggagtctgtaaagtggaaagaggcaatggatagcgagatccaatccatgtatgataaccaagtttggaatttggttgattacgtgcccggacgtaagaccgttgggtgcaaatggatcttcaagaagaagatcgacgtggatgggaacgtacacacatataaagcgcgattggtcgcgaagggctttactcaaactcccggagttgactatgatgagaccttctcaccagttgcgaagattaaatctattagagtgatgttagcaattgccgcatttcatgattatgagatttggcaaatggatgtcaagaccgctttccttaacggaaagttggctgaggatgtttacatggctcagccagaggggtttgtggatccgaagcatccggatagagtgtgtaagcttgagaagtccatttatggacttaagcaagcatctcgcagatggaatctttgtttcgatgagaaagtcaaagagtttggatttgtacgaagcgaagacgaatcttgtgtatatgtcaaagccagtgggagtatagtaagcttcctcgttctatatgtcgatgacatattactcataggaaacgacatcccgactctgcaggaggtaaagtcctggctcgggaagtgtttcgctatgaaggacctcggagaggcctcttacattttgggaataaggataatgag
The genomic region above belongs to Lactuca sativa cultivar Salinas chromosome 4, Lsat_Salinas_v11, whole genome shotgun sequence and contains:
- the LOC111910731 gene encoding protein SKIP34, whose amino-acid sequence is MCYGSQRLPPSGDEVTPPTVRSRPPTDVNTAVVESLRLRLAETEVRLQQARAREAELSKKLREMKRFVSVMEILESYLKRRFMDQQHQLALLISQSPVSK